In Pontiella desulfatans, one DNA window encodes the following:
- a CDS encoding LacI family DNA-binding transcriptional regulator, whose product MASIVDVAKLANVSVATVSRILNDERNVTPETTKLVEVAIKELGYVPKAVRPGPKPKNRKGITTGTIAFISVGSFSPVDMYRMPAFPSLLGGIQRGIERHGMELVLAHLPEGKAVPPVLARRRADGVLLFGFETLSTQLKRALNRVPAVWCFLRDSVAPSTDFDHVLYDNSHVGRMAADYLLGRKHRNLMFVGSRPNHQAFAERRDQFVALVAAGGGTAKVVEGIAKNDDALTPSRLEEIAQRAVAGLGDGAARTTGIFVSSDDLMVRVYNQLKQHGVEPGKDVDLIGCNNDKQYMDQMHPRPATVDIKLDLVGERAVEQLLWRMSHPGDIAQAQLLIKPEVLPAGKPAGKVPLCSGLP is encoded by the coding sequence ATGGCATCGATAGTAGACGTGGCAAAGCTGGCGAACGTTTCCGTGGCAACGGTTTCGCGGATCCTGAACGACGAGCGGAACGTGACGCCGGAAACAACCAAGCTGGTCGAGGTGGCCATCAAGGAACTCGGGTATGTGCCCAAGGCGGTCCGTCCGGGCCCCAAGCCGAAAAACCGCAAAGGGATCACCACCGGCACGATTGCCTTCATTTCGGTCGGCTCCTTTTCCCCGGTGGACATGTATCGCATGCCCGCGTTTCCCTCCCTGCTCGGCGGCATCCAGCGCGGCATCGAGCGGCATGGCATGGAGCTGGTGCTCGCCCACCTGCCGGAAGGCAAGGCGGTTCCGCCCGTATTGGCGCGCCGCCGGGCGGACGGGGTGTTGCTGTTTGGCTTCGAGACGCTATCGACGCAGCTTAAGCGGGCGTTGAACCGGGTGCCGGCCGTCTGGTGTTTCCTGCGCGATTCCGTGGCGCCGAGCACCGACTTCGACCATGTGTTGTACGATAATTCACACGTGGGGCGGATGGCGGCGGACTATCTGCTGGGTCGCAAGCACCGGAACCTGATGTTTGTCGGTTCGCGGCCCAACCACCAGGCGTTTGCCGAGCGGCGCGATCAGTTTGTGGCCCTGGTGGCCGCAGGAGGCGGCACGGCCAAAGTGGTGGAGGGTATCGCCAAGAACGACGATGCGTTGACGCCTTCCCGGTTGGAGGAGATTGCCCAGAGGGCGGTGGCCGGCCTCGGGGACGGAGCCGCCCGCACCACCGGGATCTTCGTGAGCAGCGACGACCTCATGGTTCGTGTCTATAACCAGCTGAAGCAACACGGGGTCGAACCCGGGAAAGACGTGGATCTGATCGGGTGCAACAACGATAAGCAATACATGGATCAAATGCATCCGCGTCCGGCAACGGTGGACATCAAGCTCGACCTGGTCGGGGAACGGGCCGTTGAACAACTGCTGTGGCGGATGTCGCATCCGGGCGATATCGCCCAGGCGCAGCTCCTGATCAAGCCCGAGGTTCTGCCCGCAGGAAAACCCGCCGGCAAGGTTCCCTTGTGTTCGGGGTTGCCCTAG
- a CDS encoding FAD-dependent oxidoreductase: protein MNNKEAIYDVIVVGGGISGAMAAIGAARAGAKTLVVEQYGFLGGMLTAAGVGPMMTFHAGEQQVVQGTTGELIDRLKAKDKSPGHLFDTTGFTYTVTPFDVEGMKMELELMLTEAGGELLYHAMLASVEAEAGRIKSITVCTKAGLGKLHAKVFVDATGDADLAFHAGVECTKGRESDGACQPMTMKMRMMNVDIRQVRDYIKNNPDEFPRLEGDVNKIDKAPRISIGGFVKTLAKGRAAGDFTFPREDILFFEANAPGEVIVNTTRILGYDANDPWSFSLAEMEGRRQALEVDRFLKKYIPGFKDSVLVYTGPQIGVRSSRQIKGQYTLTGQDIHSRKSFPDTIAHTGYPVDIHSPDGEGTAHVKPKWGTFCNIPYRCLVNGQIANMVTVGRCISVDFEAQGAVRTTPTMGAVGQAGGIGAALAAEGGTSVGEIDPQRLQQELKKQGAFLSLAELNSLE, encoded by the coding sequence ATGAATAATAAAGAAGCAATCTATGATGTGATCGTGGTGGGCGGCGGGATTTCCGGCGCCATGGCAGCGATCGGTGCGGCGCGCGCCGGGGCGAAAACCCTCGTGGTGGAACAGTATGGCTTTCTCGGCGGCATGCTGACGGCGGCGGGCGTCGGGCCGATGATGACGTTCCACGCCGGGGAGCAGCAGGTGGTGCAGGGCACGACCGGCGAATTGATCGACCGGCTGAAGGCCAAGGATAAGTCGCCGGGGCATCTGTTCGATACCACGGGCTTCACCTACACCGTCACCCCGTTCGATGTCGAAGGCATGAAGATGGAGCTGGAGCTGATGCTGACCGAGGCCGGCGGGGAGCTGCTCTACCACGCCATGCTCGCTTCGGTCGAAGCCGAAGCCGGCAGGATCAAGTCGATCACCGTCTGCACCAAGGCCGGTTTGGGCAAGCTGCATGCAAAGGTTTTCGTGGATGCCACCGGCGATGCCGACCTGGCGTTCCATGCCGGCGTCGAATGCACCAAGGGGCGGGAGTCGGACGGCGCCTGCCAGCCGATGACCATGAAGATGCGCATGATGAATGTCGATATCCGGCAGGTGCGCGACTACATCAAAAACAATCCCGACGAGTTCCCCCGGTTGGAAGGCGATGTGAACAAGATCGACAAGGCGCCGCGCATTTCCATCGGCGGTTTTGTCAAGACGCTGGCCAAAGGCCGCGCGGCGGGCGACTTCACCTTTCCGCGCGAAGACATTCTCTTCTTCGAGGCCAATGCGCCGGGCGAGGTGATCGTCAACACCACCCGGATCCTTGGCTACGACGCCAACGATCCGTGGAGCTTCAGCTTGGCCGAGATGGAAGGGCGCCGGCAGGCGCTGGAGGTGGACCGCTTCCTGAAAAAATATATTCCGGGTTTCAAGGACTCGGTGCTCGTCTACACCGGCCCGCAGATCGGCGTGCGCAGCTCGCGGCAGATCAAGGGGCAATACACGCTGACCGGCCAGGACATCCATTCCCGCAAAAGCTTCCCCGACACGATTGCCCATACGGGCTACCCGGTCGACATCCACAGCCCGGACGGCGAGGGCACGGCCCATGTGAAACCGAAATGGGGCACCTTCTGCAATATTCCCTACCGCTGCCTGGTGAACGGCCAGATCGCCAACATGGTCACGGTCGGGCGCTGCATCTCGGTCGATTTCGAGGCGCAGGGCGCCGTGCGCACCACGCCAACGATGGGGGCGGTCGGCCAGGCCGGGGGGATCGGCGCGGCCCTGGCCGCCGAGGGCGGCACCTCCGTCGGCGAGATCGACCCGCAGCGGCTTCAGCAGGAATTGAAAAAACAGGGTGCTTTTCTTTCCCTCGCGGAGTTAAACAGCCTCGAATAA
- a CDS encoding sodium:solute symporter family transporter, whose protein sequence is MTIYDYIVIGVYLVFMLSLGPIYKSFSKTASDFFRGGGGMLWWVVGSSAFMTTFSAWSFTGGAAKAYETGTYFLILFVCNIVALLFCFFLTAAKFRQMRVVTAVEGIRKRYGPVSEQVYTWLPLVFQTFMGGVMLYTISVFMSGVFGLPMGGIIVVMAVVVIVMTLLGGSWAATAGDFVQMLVVLTITISMALLTLKHEQIGGFGGLMRNVPDYHFEWTALARPWVIVAFAVTLMINQVTMMNSMLTGAARYLFVKDGKDARKAVLISIAGFLLLAPVWMIPAMGSAVIFPDLSGLEQFSQLNNANEAAYVAIAMELLPQGLLGLLVCGIFAASLTSMNSLLNVYSGTFVRNFYIRVINKEASELKQIFVGRVFILIYGLIWMLVALCFKDMKEIKLFDLILKATAMIGLPTAMPLTYGMFFKKTPEWAGWGTMVGGFIMAAIAKFGFTHEWMQGIWGQEAALSKYELADLNLALTTGSIFIVCNIIYFASMLFHKNVKPEYSERVEAFFEELNTPIDRSKDHEPDYESDKRQYSVLGNLCLAYGLLTLLLLAVPNEMRDRLLILACGGFVVLVGVILRAASLKTKRTV, encoded by the coding sequence ATGACTATTTATGACTATATCGTGATCGGGGTTTATCTGGTCTTCATGCTTTCGCTGGGGCCGATCTATAAGAGCTTCAGCAAGACGGCCTCCGACTTTTTCCGCGGGGGCGGCGGCATGCTCTGGTGGGTAGTCGGCAGCAGTGCGTTCATGACCACGTTTTCGGCATGGTCGTTCACCGGCGGCGCGGCGAAGGCCTACGAGACCGGAACCTATTTCCTGATCCTGTTCGTCTGCAACATCGTTGCCCTGCTTTTCTGCTTTTTCCTCACGGCGGCCAAGTTCCGGCAAATGCGGGTGGTGACGGCGGTGGAGGGCATCCGGAAGCGCTATGGGCCGGTCAGTGAGCAGGTCTATACCTGGCTGCCGCTGGTTTTCCAAACCTTCATGGGCGGCGTCATGCTCTACACGATCTCCGTTTTCATGTCCGGCGTGTTTGGCCTGCCGATGGGGGGAATCATTGTGGTTATGGCGGTTGTTGTGATCGTCATGACCCTGCTGGGTGGATCGTGGGCGGCCACCGCCGGCGACTTTGTCCAGATGCTGGTGGTACTGACGATTACGATCAGCATGGCGCTTTTGACCTTGAAGCATGAGCAAATCGGCGGCTTTGGCGGATTGATGCGCAATGTGCCGGATTATCATTTCGAATGGACGGCCTTGGCCCGTCCGTGGGTGATCGTCGCGTTCGCGGTGACGCTGATGATTAACCAGGTCACGATGATGAACAGCATGCTCACGGGCGCGGCGCGCTATCTGTTCGTGAAGGATGGCAAGGATGCGCGCAAGGCCGTGCTGATTTCGATTGCCGGCTTTCTGCTGCTGGCGCCGGTCTGGATGATTCCGGCCATGGGATCGGCGGTCATTTTCCCGGACTTGTCCGGGCTTGAGCAGTTTTCGCAGTTGAACAACGCGAATGAGGCGGCCTATGTGGCCATTGCGATGGAGCTGTTGCCGCAGGGTCTGCTCGGCCTGCTTGTTTGCGGGATTTTTGCGGCCAGCCTGACGTCCATGAACAGCCTGCTGAACGTCTATTCCGGCACCTTCGTGCGCAACTTCTATATCCGGGTCATCAACAAGGAGGCTTCGGAGCTGAAGCAGATTTTTGTGGGCCGCGTGTTTATCCTCATCTATGGGTTGATCTGGATGCTGGTTGCGTTGTGCTTCAAGGACATGAAGGAAATCAAACTCTTCGACCTGATTCTGAAAGCGACCGCCATGATCGGCCTGCCGACGGCCATGCCGCTGACCTACGGCATGTTTTTCAAGAAGACGCCGGAGTGGGCGGGCTGGGGCACCATGGTGGGCGGTTTCATCATGGCGGCCATCGCCAAGTTCGGCTTCACCCATGAGTGGATGCAGGGCATTTGGGGGCAGGAGGCGGCGCTTTCAAAATATGAGCTGGCCGACTTGAACCTTGCGCTGACCACGGGCTCGATCTTCATCGTTTGCAACATTATCTATTTCGCCTCGATGTTGTTCCATAAAAACGTGAAGCCGGAATACAGCGAGCGCGTCGAAGCGTTCTTTGAAGAACTCAACACGCCGATCGACCGGTCCAAGGACCATGAACCGGATTACGAGAGCGACAAGCGGCAGTACAGCGTGCTGGGCAATCTCTGCCTGGCCTATGGGCTGCTGACGTTGCTGCTGTTGGCGGTTCCCAACGAAATGCGCGACCGCCTGCTGATTCTGGCCTGCGGTGGTTTCGTGGTGTTGGTCGGTGTGATCCTGCGGGCGGCAAGCCTGAAAACAAAAAGGACTGTTTGA
- a CDS encoding autotransporter outer membrane beta-barrel domain-containing protein: MSRPDPFFAMLAALLAVASVHAANQEWDSGGGADQDWATAANWGGDLPDTVPAAADAVVIGDGGTAVYSAASGTESVQRTQVNGGSTLKITGGSLSHTQTGSATRNNVGAGSAGTVNQSGGIHVVAHQLRVGSGSGGDGTYELSGGDLRVTRGGSSGVSGSSTSIDIGVDGGAGLLKVSGGSLETRVGVGIGANGTFRIEGGAASSIAIGSNGSGDGHWKQDSGGVLDLRVDANGLTPIFIDQVDGTGAGGDVVFAEGALLDVGFLGGLNTFGVWDAMQWEGILTDGGLDFAAGVDTSQWSFAFVDTTASGQADTLRIQSVASNDGTWIDATNSAVSWTDHSKWSDGTVAYGSGKTALFELNHTTGKVVDLPTDIVIGTIRYRDNGEVNRSMVIESANGSKLIMAATNSAPLIWARNKDITVDVVLAGTNGLELASSIILKQRNTYSGTTTIRDASGTVKTTYPGDFGASDLTVLGSVYVDHSQVLVPSATLMLETGATMELGFAGVLPAEADFADLFVSGLTLDGVAQPDGVYSASTHPAYFAGTGEIVVRPFRDGFPLALNETNALVWPSQAANLYEVHEASNLGSNDWTNLATVAATPPTNVFGTGATGDAAGFFRVVERPDYLPTVRAGVMAKLDSLVSNNYLVDQNLNTATNRHGQFHNSDNMRMSECTPVLVWCYMQPDSAHYQNPEVLNRAIWSVDYMCRAQGINGGFNEYHGWCGVPDRTNGKSSVLGFTMHAIGNAVERMCNLPEMNARLSEPMDPNGTGSNDTERRVAWKTMLAAAMENQFSGSGRGHAPNQDLCALMGVYAINGAYAALDGGTSLKTQAEIDALSNEIFYGYPSAASSNPNGQWFSSTGMLGEHGHADYGYDGNYGVKVCFRYLGVLAPHDPTAATFLSTKFADAMQYFFVADAAAPLGVFAENGIARRSTGDPMDPTMSVIGCAAGYHPSLDRLYDIMLPHFASAPVANMKFTSPHHLQIGVWAYCEWLDKISEPANTGYRLPAEQSAAWEFRDTTMKLLATKPVDGVPTYYTEIWDTADQARRHVTGQAAETIDSLYEF; the protein is encoded by the coding sequence ATGAGCCGGCCGGATCCATTCTTCGCAATGCTTGCCGCGCTGTTGGCCGTTGCGTCCGTCCATGCGGCTAACCAGGAATGGGACAGCGGGGGCGGCGCGGATCAGGACTGGGCAACCGCCGCGAACTGGGGCGGCGACCTTCCGGACACGGTTCCTGCCGCGGCCGATGCGGTGGTCATCGGCGATGGCGGCACGGCCGTTTATTCCGCCGCATCGGGAACGGAGTCCGTTCAGCGAACGCAGGTGAACGGAGGTTCCACGCTGAAGATCACCGGTGGCTCGTTGAGCCATACCCAGACGGGAAGCGCAACCAGGAACAACGTCGGTGCCGGCAGTGCCGGCACGGTCAACCAGTCCGGCGGTATCCATGTTGTTGCCCACCAACTCCGGGTGGGTTCCGGTAGCGGGGGCGATGGAACCTATGAGCTTTCGGGGGGCGACCTGCGGGTAACGCGTGGCGGCAGCTCCGGCGTGTCTGGTTCGTCCACTTCGATCGACATCGGTGTGGATGGAGGGGCTGGTCTGCTTAAGGTTTCCGGCGGTTCCTTGGAAACCCGCGTTGGCGTCGGCATCGGGGCCAACGGCACCTTCCGCATCGAAGGCGGGGCGGCTTCGTCGATCGCCATCGGAAGCAACGGTTCCGGCGATGGCCATTGGAAACAGGACTCCGGGGGCGTTCTCGACCTTCGGGTTGATGCCAACGGGCTGACGCCCATCTTCATCGACCAGGTGGACGGAACGGGGGCCGGCGGAGACGTCGTCTTTGCCGAAGGTGCGCTGCTCGATGTCGGATTCCTTGGCGGATTGAATACGTTCGGTGTTTGGGATGCGATGCAGTGGGAAGGAATCCTGACGGATGGCGGCCTGGACTTCGCGGCGGGCGTTGATACCTCCCAATGGAGTTTTGCCTTTGTCGATACAACCGCATCGGGCCAAGCCGACACGCTGCGCATTCAATCGGTGGCCAGCAACGATGGAACCTGGATCGATGCCACCAACTCGGCGGTAAGCTGGACGGATCATTCGAAATGGAGCGACGGCACGGTGGCCTACGGTTCCGGCAAGACCGCGCTGTTCGAACTGAACCATACCACCGGTAAAGTTGTTGATCTGCCCACCGATATCGTGATCGGAACGATCCGCTACCGCGACAATGGGGAGGTCAACCGAAGCATGGTGATCGAATCAGCCAACGGGAGCAAACTGATCATGGCCGCCACCAACAGCGCCCCGTTGATCTGGGCGCGCAACAAGGATATTACGGTGGATGTGGTGCTGGCCGGCACCAACGGGTTGGAGCTGGCCTCTTCCATCATCCTCAAGCAACGCAACACCTATTCGGGAACCACAACGATTCGCGATGCGTCCGGAACGGTAAAGACCACCTATCCCGGAGACTTCGGGGCAAGCGACCTGACGGTGCTGGGCTCGGTTTATGTCGACCACAGCCAGGTGCTCGTTCCTTCCGCAACGCTGATGCTCGAAACCGGTGCAACCATGGAACTCGGTTTCGCCGGTGTGCTGCCCGCCGAAGCCGACTTTGCCGACCTGTTTGTCAGTGGCCTGACGCTGGATGGCGTTGCGCAACCGGATGGCGTCTACAGCGCTTCGACCCATCCCGCTTACTTTGCGGGAACCGGCGAAATCGTGGTGCGGCCTTTTCGCGACGGCTTTCCGCTGGCGCTGAACGAAACGAATGCGCTCGTTTGGCCAAGCCAGGCGGCAAACCTCTACGAAGTCCATGAAGCCTCCAATTTGGGTTCCAACGATTGGACGAATCTCGCGACCGTGGCCGCCACGCCGCCGACGAATGTTTTCGGCACGGGAGCAACGGGGGATGCGGCCGGGTTCTTCCGGGTGGTGGAGCGCCCGGATTATTTGCCGACCGTCCGCGCCGGTGTGATGGCGAAGCTGGACAGCTTGGTCTCCAACAATTATCTGGTGGACCAAAACCTGAACACGGCCACGAACCGGCATGGGCAGTTCCACAATAGCGACAACATGCGGATGTCGGAATGCACGCCGGTGCTGGTGTGGTGCTACATGCAACCCGACAGCGCCCACTACCAGAATCCCGAAGTGTTGAACCGCGCCATCTGGTCGGTCGACTACATGTGCCGCGCCCAGGGCATCAATGGCGGCTTCAATGAATACCACGGGTGGTGCGGCGTACCGGACCGGACCAATGGAAAAAGCTCGGTGCTGGGCTTCACGATGCACGCCATCGGCAACGCGGTTGAGCGGATGTGCAACCTGCCTGAAATGAACGCGCGGCTCTCCGAACCGATGGATCCGAACGGCACCGGTAGCAACGACACCGAGCGCCGCGTTGCCTGGAAAACCATGCTGGCCGCCGCCATGGAAAATCAGTTTTCCGGATCGGGCAGGGGGCATGCGCCGAACCAGGACCTGTGCGCGTTGATGGGGGTTTATGCCATCAACGGTGCGTATGCCGCGCTCGATGGAGGAACGTCGCTTAAGACGCAGGCCGAGATCGATGCGCTTTCGAACGAAATCTTTTATGGGTATCCTTCGGCCGCTTCAAGTAATCCGAACGGACAGTGGTTCAGCAGCACGGGCATGCTGGGCGAGCATGGCCACGCGGATTATGGCTACGATGGAAACTATGGCGTGAAGGTTTGCTTCCGCTACCTCGGCGTGCTGGCGCCGCACGATCCAACCGCCGCCACATTCCTGTCCACTAAATTCGCCGATGCCATGCAATATTTTTTCGTGGCGGACGCCGCCGCTCCGCTGGGCGTGTTTGCCGAAAACGGCATTGCGCGCCGCTCCACCGGTGACCCGATGGATCCGACGATGAGCGTGATCGGTTGTGCGGCGGGATACCATCCATCGCTCGACCGGCTCTACGACATCATGCTGCCGCACTTTGCTTCCGCACCGGTCGCCAACATGAAATTCACCTCCCCGCATCATCTCCAGATCGGGGTCTGGGCCTATTGCGAATGGCTCGACAAAATCAGCGAACCGGCCAACACGGGCTATCGCCTGCCGGCGGAGCAAAGCGCCGCGTGGGAGTTCCGCGACACCACCATGAAGCTGCTGGCCACCAAGCCGGTTGACGGCGTGCCGACCTACTACACCGAAATCTGGGACACCGCCGACCAGGCCCGCCGCCACGTCACCGGCCAGGCCGCCGAAACGATCGATAGCCTGTATGAATTCTAA
- a CDS encoding sulfatase family protein: MNRRDGLRTGMNVVVIKSDQQRADTIAALGNPWMITPNLDRLARESVAFGNAFCCGATCVASRGAFYTGQFPHNTGCYAFEPWAHNRTWLHEIQESGYRTAAIGKVHHWPAEEKMAFDERVYAENFPEMKGSHDDYANYLKAHGLESPCKVLTQDGMWLEKCTSDVFPYDEEHHVDQYVGRMATRWINDYEGEKPFYLHIGFQGPHDPYDPPKRFLDMYEGRDVPLPHFDKGGLDARPPQYARFMEATRNPNKFDVAPPYGVWACELQDKNEEDLKRMRRHYYAKITGIDHQVGKILDALEAQGLMDNTLILFTSDHGDNLGDHEMIYKWLMTEQALHVPMLARLPGGVRGGAVDDDLFTQMDIGPTILTALGLEVPQRLDGRSNWKRLANGDAGEAPERVYCEDNYLTMVRSNDRKLIYYAGQEHEEYFDLSTDPWEEHNLAADPDFAQEILQTKADMLDWLTVSRYLGSLPHINDPCGKRGIWPANHPHDPYVLSTGSKKPGNP; the protein is encoded by the coding sequence ATGAACAGGAGAGATGGCCTGCGGACAGGCATGAACGTGGTGGTGATCAAGAGCGACCAACAGCGGGCGGATACGATTGCCGCGCTGGGAAACCCATGGATGATCACCCCCAATCTCGACCGGTTGGCGCGGGAGTCGGTTGCCTTCGGCAACGCCTTTTGCTGCGGCGCCACCTGCGTGGCTTCGCGCGGCGCGTTCTATACCGGGCAATTTCCGCACAACACCGGCTGCTATGCCTTCGAACCCTGGGCGCACAACCGCACCTGGCTGCATGAAATCCAGGAATCCGGCTACCGCACGGCGGCCATCGGCAAGGTGCACCACTGGCCGGCCGAGGAAAAGATGGCCTTTGATGAGCGCGTCTATGCGGAAAACTTCCCGGAGATGAAGGGCAGCCACGACGACTATGCCAACTACCTGAAAGCCCACGGCTTGGAGAGTCCATGCAAGGTGCTCACGCAGGACGGCATGTGGCTGGAAAAGTGCACGTCCGATGTTTTCCCGTATGATGAGGAGCACCATGTCGATCAATATGTCGGCCGCATGGCGACGCGCTGGATCAACGACTATGAGGGCGAGAAACCGTTCTATCTGCACATCGGCTTCCAGGGGCCGCACGATCCGTATGATCCGCCGAAGCGTTTTCTGGATATGTACGAAGGGCGCGATGTTCCGCTACCACATTTCGACAAAGGCGGCCTCGATGCACGTCCGCCGCAGTATGCGCGCTTCATGGAGGCCACGCGCAATCCGAACAAGTTCGATGTTGCGCCGCCCTACGGCGTATGGGCCTGCGAGCTGCAGGATAAAAATGAAGAAGATCTCAAACGGATGCGTCGGCACTATTATGCCAAGATTACCGGGATCGACCATCAGGTTGGAAAGATCCTCGATGCGCTCGAAGCACAGGGGCTGATGGACAACACGCTCATCCTCTTCACCTCCGACCACGGCGACAACCTCGGCGACCATGAAATGATCTACAAGTGGCTCATGACCGAACAGGCGCTGCATGTTCCCATGCTCGCGCGCCTGCCGGGCGGCGTGCGCGGCGGGGCGGTGGACGACGACTTGTTCACGCAAATGGATATAGGGCCGACGATTCTCACGGCATTGGGGCTGGAGGTGCCGCAGCGGCTGGATGGACGCAGCAACTGGAAACGCCTGGCCAACGGCGACGCCGGCGAAGCGCCGGAACGCGTCTATTGCGAAGACAACTATCTGACGATGGTGCGCTCCAACGACCGTAAGCTGATCTATTATGCCGGGCAGGAGCATGAAGAATATTTTGATTTAAGCACTGATCCGTGGGAGGAGCACAACCTGGCCGCCGACCCGGACTTTGCGCAGGAAATCCTACAGACCAAGGCCGACATGCTGGATTGGCTGACGGTGTCGCGCTATCTCGGATCGCTGCCGCACATCAACGACCCGTGTGGCAAGCGCGGCATCTGGCCGGCCAACCACCCGCACGATCCATACGTGCTGAGTACAGGGTCAAAAAAGCCGGGGAATCCATGA
- a CDS encoding acyltransferase, with amino-acid sequence MAVETMFTHPALGAEVVQELFGKAGSHVVVSEPCEFNFSKNIEIEDYVYIGPHSFWDATGGIKIGTNVMFGPHTKIWTLNHNFYAGAEYLPYDYHDILKPVSIGDNAWIGLGAMLCPGITVGEGAIVGMGAVVTKDVPPLAIVGGNPAKVLRHRDEAEYNRLKTENKLYLKDKFTPGNIKQKIPISWEEFQKKQADNHE; translated from the coding sequence ATGGCTGTAGAAACAATGTTCACTCATCCCGCGCTGGGTGCCGAGGTTGTTCAGGAGTTGTTCGGCAAAGCGGGTTCGCATGTCGTGGTGTCGGAGCCGTGCGAGTTTAACTTCTCGAAAAACATCGAGATCGAGGACTATGTCTACATCGGTCCGCATTCGTTCTGGGATGCGACCGGCGGGATCAAAATCGGCACCAACGTCATGTTCGGGCCGCACACCAAAATCTGGACGCTCAACCACAACTTTTACGCAGGGGCGGAATATCTGCCCTACGACTATCATGACATTCTCAAGCCCGTCTCCATCGGGGACAATGCCTGGATTGGCCTGGGCGCCATGCTTTGCCCCGGCATCACCGTGGGCGAGGGGGCGATCGTTGGCATGGGCGCGGTCGTTACGAAGGATGTCCCGCCGCTGGCGATCGTCGGCGGCAACCCGGCCAAGGTGCTGCGCCATCGCGACGAGGCGGAATACAACCGCTTGAAGACCGAGAATAAACTCTATTTGAAGGACAAGTTCACCCCCGGTAACATAAAACAAAAAATCCCGATCAGTTGGGAAGAATTTCAGAAAAAACAGGCGGATAATCATGAATAA